In the Harmonia axyridis chromosome 3, icHarAxyr1.1, whole genome shotgun sequence genome, one interval contains:
- the LOC123675724 gene encoding leucine-rich repeat-containing protein 51-like isoform X2 — protein sequence MALNDSVNLANLHVNERTSLLSSLPADYSFQHVEILKAMGVEAARSIRIGCVPERGTVKKKLLTRSIWLNNNKLKSIKNLEQIVESILEVPSQLSWIDFSFNYIKDIDDCILKYPNLKIVYFHGNCISKLAELMKLRKLKNLRTVTFHGNPISNLPLYRLSIMYILPQVLNLDFFPIIKNEKLSPPPTETLKIIRDYEAKEKRTPK from the exons ATGGCATTAAATGATTCTGTAAATTTAGCAAATTTACATGTCAATGAACGCACTTCTTTGTTGAGCAGCTTACCAGCCGATTATTCATTTCAACATGTGGAAATATTGAAAG CCATGGGTGTTGAGGCGGCTCGCTCGATAAGGATAGGTTGCGTTCCAGAGAGAGGTACGGTCAAGAAGAAGCTCCTCACCAGGTCCATCTGGCTGAACAATAACAAGTTGAAAAGCATAAAGAACCTAGAGCAGATCGTAGAATCCATTCTTGAAGTACCGTCTCAGCTCAGTTGGATCGATTTCTCTTTCAACTACATCAAAGACATAGACGATTGTATCTTGAAGTACCCCAATTTGAAGATTGTCTATTTTCATGGCAACTGTATCTCCAAGTTGGCCGAGTTGATGAAGCTTCGGAAGCTGAAGAACCTGAGGACGGTGACCTTTCACGGCAATCCGATCTCGAACTTACCGCTGTACAGACTGTCCATTATGTACATTTTGCCCCAG gtCTTGAATTTGGACTTTTTTCCGATCATCAAGAATGAGAAATTGTCACCACCCCCCACCGAAACCCTAAAAATCATCCGAGATTACGAAGCCAAAGAAAAAAGAACTcccaaatga
- the LOC123675724 gene encoding leucine-rich repeat-containing protein 51-like isoform X1: MVREFKRTPFVDFHINENTTLESGKPADYSFKKLSEPKAMGVEAARSIRIGCVPERGTVKKKLLTRSIWLNNNKLKSIKNLEQIVESILEVPSQLSWIDFSFNYIKDIDDCILKYPNLKIVYFHGNCISKLAELMKLRKLKNLRTVTFHGNPISNLPLYRLSIMYILPQVLNLDFFPIIKNEKLSPPPTETLKIIRDYEAKEKRTPK, from the exons ATGGTGCGAGAGTTCAAACGCACGCCCTTTGTAGATTTTCACATAAATGAAAACACCACTTTGGAGTCTGGAAAACCTGCGGACTACTCCTTCAAGAAACTGTCTGAACCAAAAG CCATGGGTGTTGAGGCGGCTCGCTCGATAAGGATAGGTTGCGTTCCAGAGAGAGGTACGGTCAAGAAGAAGCTCCTCACCAGGTCCATCTGGCTGAACAATAACAAGTTGAAAAGCATAAAGAACCTAGAGCAGATCGTAGAATCCATTCTTGAAGTACCGTCTCAGCTCAGTTGGATCGATTTCTCTTTCAACTACATCAAAGACATAGACGATTGTATCTTGAAGTACCCCAATTTGAAGATTGTCTATTTTCATGGCAACTGTATCTCCAAGTTGGCCGAGTTGATGAAGCTTCGGAAGCTGAAGAACCTGAGGACGGTGACCTTTCACGGCAATCCGATCTCGAACTTACCGCTGTACAGACTGTCCATTATGTACATTTTGCCCCAG gtCTTGAATTTGGACTTTTTTCCGATCATCAAGAATGAGAAATTGTCACCACCCCCCACCGAAACCCTAAAAATCATCCGAGATTACGAAGCCAAAGAAAAAAGAACTcccaaatga
- the LOC123675726 gene encoding mediator of RNA polymerase II transcription subunit 31, protein MAAKEGWNYISGVPETEEQQKLRFQVELEFVQCLGNPNYLNFLAQRGYFKDSTFVNYLKYLSYWKEPEYAKYLKYPMCLHFLDLLQYEHFRRELVNAQCSKFIDDQQILLWQHYTRRRNRLLTPQNPNATPEQNSGNQSNQQTNGHMNPKIT, encoded by the exons ATGGCAGCTAAAG AGGGTTGGAATTACATTTCAGGTGTTCCGGAAACAGAAGAACAACAAAAACTACGATTTCAGGTTGAATTAGAATTTGTACAATGTTTAGGGAATCCAAATTATTTGAATT TTTTAGCTCAAAGAGGATATTTTAAAGATAGTACATTTGTTAACTACCTAAAGTATCTCTCATATTGGAAAGAACCAGAATATGCCAAATATCTGAAGTATCCCATGTGTCTCCACTTCTTAGATTTGCTTCAATATGAGCATTTCCGCAGAGAACTTGTAAATGCACAGTGCTCTAAATTTATTGATGACCAACAAATTCTTCTATGGCAGCATTACACTCGAAGAAGAAATAGATTACTTACTCCACAAAATCCAAATGCAACACCAGAACAAAACTCAGGAAACCAAAGTAATCAACAAACTAATGGTCATATGAATccaaaaataacataa
- the LOC123674583 gene encoding uncharacterized protein LOC123674583 codes for MRVIVSVILLRLFTVLAQDESYFDIFSLPGVPWRTRDPHKFEGPKNVVILPSDSHKVEDFLNGYRKNHRKTVSKYEVRKKRNESDLWAEVEKFSDYKKWNSKGHLEAVFNENDTLQPQLNQKPRRDFPKDRNDELESEFGEVVRPYDRKDRRFEPVTIRQTNSSKKAPSFRPTGLSHVQKITKLEAANFTRQNVNRLLKNFVNRLYRRKYGVSRYVDIDPDDIDGEKSKFFGSGLDTLALLKNKTKTIANQFLNVFQVVKFNNTACDATLNGVSYQGVCYLAAQCTNLNGTAGGTCADGYGVCCVFRGSCGGSASQNCSYFESPNYPDYYPNNGGVVPPIPTTAPPPTTTTEDLRPDPRFQRNRFGRQMGTLECIFSVSKASSSVQQMRIDFLDLELLGPTNGTCVNEMLVISGSGISNQIPVICGYNTGQHLYVDVSMLSGPLMLSVLSNMSYRKRFRIRICQYSQTACITPNNCLQYYTGTSGVIQSFNYDQASMLSRSTPSYFNNLNYAICIRREAGYCSITYTNIMNGLEYPFQLVNYASNGQPTVMPGQAGVETFDCPNDYIIINGQRLCGNKFNDGMTNADLTMNAPVIDNSLGPIVVQVRTNGSATGRGFKLFYTQNRCS; via the exons ATGCGTGTAATAGTTTCTGTGATACTGCTTCGTTTATTTACAGTATTGGCCCAAGATGAGTCTTACTTCGATATCTTTTCCTTACCTGGAGTTCCATGGAGGACCAGAGACCCGCACAAATTTGAAGGACCTAAGAACGTCGTCATCCTGCCCTCCGACAGTCATAAGGTGGAGGATTTCTTGAATGGCTACCGCAAAAATCACAGAAAAACAGTATCTAAGTACGAGGTGCGTAAGAAAAGAAATGAAAGTGACCTTTGGGCGGAAGTGGAAAAATTTAGCGACTACAAGAAGTGGAACAGTAAAGGTCATTTAGAAGCGGTGTTTAATGAAAATGACACCCTACAACCTCAACTCAATCAAAAGCCAAGGAGAGATTTTCCTAAAGACCGAAATGATGAGTTAGAATCTGAGTTTGGTGAAGTAGTGAGACCTTACGACAGGAAAGACCGCCGCTTTGAACCAGTTACCATAAGACAGACGAACTCATCCAAAAAAGCACCAAGTTTTCGTCCTACTGGACTCTCCCACGTACAGAAGATTACAAAGTTAGAGGCAGCCAACTTTACAAGGCAGAATGTGAACCGCCTACTTAAGAACTTTGTGAATAGGCTATATAGGCGAAAATACGGCGTTTCTAGGTACGTGGATATAGATCCCGATGACATAGACGGAGAAAAGAGTAAATTCTTCGGGAGCGGCCTAGATACTCTGGCTTTGCTGAAGAACAAAACTAAAACTATAGCTAATCAGTTCTTGAATGTGTTTCAAGTGGTCAAATTCAACAATACTGCCTGCGATGCTACCCTAAACGGTGTGTCATATCAAGGAGTTTGTTATTTGGCGGCACAATGCACAAACTTGAACGGAACCGCGGGGGGAACCTGTGCTGACGGTTACGGCGTTTGTTGTGTTT TTCGAGGAAGTTGTGGAGGTAGCGCTTCCCAAAACTGCAGCTATTTTGAAAGCCCAAACTATCCAGACTACTACCCCAACAACGGAGGGGTGGTACCGCCCATTCCAACCACTGCTCCACCTCCCACCACGACAACGGAAGATCTACGGCCTGATCCCAGGTTTCAACGCAACCGATTTGGAAGACAGATGGGAACATTGGAGTGTATTTTCAGCGTTTCGAAGGCATCTTCAAGTGTACAGCAGATGCGTATAGATTTCCTGGATTTGGAG CTCTTAGGTCCTACAAATGGAACTTGCGTCAATGAGATGTTAGTCATTAGTGGGAGTGGGATTAGCAACCAGATCCCTGTTATCTGCGGTTACAACACAGGACAACATC tttATGTGGATGTATCGATGTTAAGCGGACCTCTTATGTTATCTGTTCTTTCCAATATGTCCTACAGAAAAAGGTTTAGAATCAGGATCTGCCAATATTCACAAACAGCTTGTATAACTCCGAATAATTGTTTACAGTATTACACAGGTACCAGTGGGGTGATACAGTCTTTTAATTATGATCAAGCATCAATGTTGAGCCGGAGCACTCCATCTTACTTC AATAACCTCAACTATGCTATCTGTATAAGAAGAGAAGCTGGCTATTGTTCTATCACTTACACGAACATAATGAACGGATTAGAATATCCTTTCCAATTGGTGAATTATGCCTCAA ATGGTCAACCGACTGTAATGCCAGGTCAAGCAGGAGTTGAAACTTTTGATTGTCCAAATGATTATATTATCATCAATGGACAGAGACTTTGTGGCAACAAGTTTAATGATGGAATGACAAATGCAGATCTAACTATGAATGCACCTGTAATAG atAACAGTCTAGGACCGATAGTTGTGCAAGTTAGAACAAATGGTTCTGCCACAGGTAGAGGATTTAAATTGTTTTATACCCAAAATAGATGCTCATAA